DNA sequence from the Bacillota bacterium genome:
AGAGATTTTAGAAAGCTTTGGATAACTAGAATAAATGCTGCAGCTCGTATGAACGGGATGAATTACAGCAGGTTTATGAATGGATTAAAGAAAGCTGGAATAAACCTTAATAGAAAGGTTTTGGCAGACATGGCTGTAAATGATTTTGAAGCCTTTTCCCAGTTGGTAAATCAGGTTAAAACCGTTATAAATTAGGAAAACTTAAGTTGGATGATATTAATGAGGATGTAGTGGACAAGTATGGTAAATCCGAATACCCCCGGTTTAAATGTGTTAAATACGGGGGTATTTCAATTGTATGCAGAAAGGATGAAAAAATGAAATTCATATCTAGCAGTAATAATCCCCTGATTAAAGAAATAAAGTCTTTGAAACTCAGAAAACATAGAGAAGCAAAGGGATTATTTTTCATAGAAGGGGTGAGAATTGTTGAAGAAGCATTAATATCGGGAGCCGAAATAGAAGAAATAATCATATGTGAGAAAGTAGAAAAGGATGAAAAGATAGCAAAATTACTATCAGCTGCCAATTACAGGGGATATGATATATTTGTAGTTCGAGAAAGCCTTTTTAATGATATTTCTGATACACAAACCCCCCAGGGTATACTTGCTGTTGTTAAAATGAACTCTTATGGTTTAAAAGATATTATTGGAGAAAATATCATTGAAGGAAGTGTTAAAAAAAGCACTAAATGCTTTGTTGTTCTCGATACAATACAAGATCCCGGAAATATGGGGACAATTATTAGAACTGCTGATGCAGCAGGTTTTAGAGGTGTTATTGCTTCAAAAGATTGTGTTGATCCATATAACCCTAAAGTGTTACGTTCAACTATGGGTTCTATATTTCATATACCTATCCATTTATCCCTTAACTTAACAGAAACATTAAAAGAAATAAAGACCAATGGCATAAGAATATATGCTACCCATTTAAAAGGAAATAAATACTATTATGAGGTTGATATGACTAAAGATATGGCAATAATCATAGGTAATGAGGCCAACGGCATTAGCATGGAATCTGAGTCAATGGCTGATGTACTAATTAGGATACCCATGCCGGGAAGAGCTGAATCTCTTAATGCTTCAGTGGCAGCAGGTTTGTTGATGTATGAACCGCTCCGGCAAAAGGCCTCTCGGGAAAGTGCCTTGCGGTAAAGGGTTACCCTCCTATACTCCTATTTAGCGCATTTATAGTATATTTTCCAAATTAAAAGCCATTTTTTCCGGTATATGTTTTATATATTGCTTTAAAAGGGCTGCTTCTGCCAGCGTTAATGAAAGTTCTTTTGCTTTTAGAAACTCTGATGCCCTTACTAATGCACTATCAATATTATCTATTTCAAAATGGCTTTGCAGCATAGCCCAGTTACCCTGTACCTTGGACCAATATTGTCTAATATATTCCAATTCCTCCTCTGCCTTCTGCCAACTGCTATCCTTAACATGATTTTCCATCCGGATAATATGTTCTTCCAATAGCTTTGAATTTTTGCCAAGCATATGGTTTGTAAAAATACCTGAAGAAATAATTACTAGTAATAATAGTGATATAATAAGAATAACTTTTAAGAAATGTTTCATAAAGCTGTAAAACCTCCCATATTCTTTATTTGCTTTTTTCTTGATAATACAAATTGCCGTTGGTATCGAGGCTTGCAAATAAGACATTATTTAAATTATCAATTCCGAAATTCCTTAATTCATTTTTTAACCACTCTGTATTCAGGTTTGCTTTTTGGAGATTTTTTATCATTACTCTTCCATCAATAATCAAATCGAGGGGTAAACCCTCATATTTGGTAGAAATATTTAAGTCTTCTGCATTAACCGGCCTTTTTTGGGATTTTGGTATTATGCTCAGCTGTCCATTTGTCTCAAGTATTGCAAATTCAACATCCGATATGTTATAAATGTTTGAACTCCTTAACTGCTCTAAAAGATCATTTAATGTATACATTTCTTTTCTAAGATTTTGTTCATTAATTTTTCCGTTTTCTATTAATATACTTGGAGTACCACATATTACTCCCCTAGCCCATACATTTAACATAGAAATAAATGACAATAACATTTGAGCTATTAAAAGTGTTAATATAGGGATAATACCGTTAATAAGAGGTATTGCCGTATCTTGCATGGGAACTGCCGCCAGTTCCGATATCATAATTGCAACTACAAGTTCAAAAGGCTGAAGCTGCCCTATTTGTCTTTTTCCCATAATCCTCATTACTACAACAACAAGAAAATATAGTATTAAAGTCCTTATAAAAACAATAAGCATGCATAGCCATCCTTTCAAATCAAACAAATTAAAACATACGGTCTATTTTATTATCCCGTATTATACATTTCTTATTCATTTTTAAACTTTTATACTTTTTTATGCTTTATGTATAATATGAGAAAATTTGCAGATTATAATTTACGAAAACAAAATAAGTAAAAGGAGGATGTTTATGACGTTAACTACAAAAGAGCTACTATTAATCCAGGACAATATAAAGATGACAGAAAATACTGTTAAGTTTATGGAAGGGTGTGCAGAAATTGCTTCTGACCCTCAAGTAAAAAGT
Encoded proteins:
- the rplT gene encoding 50S ribosomal protein L20 — translated: MARVKGGVRTRARHKKVLKLAKGYFGGKSKLYRIANQAVMKSLFYAYRDRRAKKRDFRKLWITRINAAARMNGMNYSRFMNGLKKAGINLNRKVLADMAVNDFEAFSQLVNQVKTVIN
- a CDS encoding DUF4363 family protein — encoded protein: MKHFLKVILIISLLLLVIISSGIFTNHMLGKNSKLLEEHIIRMENHVKDSSWQKAEEELEYIRQYWSKVQGNWAMLQSHFEIDNIDSALVRASEFLKAKELSLTLAEAALLKQYIKHIPEKMAFNLENIL
- a CDS encoding DUF421 domain-containing protein, encoding MLIVFIRTLILYFLVVVVMRIMGKRQIGQLQPFELVVAIMISELAAVPMQDTAIPLINGIIPILTLLIAQMLLSFISMLNVWARGVICGTPSILIENGKINEQNLRKEMYTLNDLLEQLRSSNIYNISDVEFAILETNGQLSIIPKSQKRPVNAEDLNISTKYEGLPLDLIIDGRVMIKNLQKANLNTEWLKNELRNFGIDNLNNVLFASLDTNGNLYYQEKSK
- the rlmB gene encoding 23S rRNA (guanosine(2251)-2'-O)-methyltransferase RlmB → MKFISSSNNPLIKEIKSLKLRKHREAKGLFFIEGVRIVEEALISGAEIEEIIICEKVEKDEKIAKLLSAANYRGYDIFVVRESLFNDISDTQTPQGILAVVKMNSYGLKDIIGENIIEGSVKKSTKCFVVLDTIQDPGNMGTIIRTADAAGFRGVIASKDCVDPYNPKVLRSTMGSIFHIPIHLSLNLTETLKEIKTNGIRIYATHLKGNKYYYEVDMTKDMAIIIGNEANGISMESESMADVLIRIPMPGRAESLNASVAAGLLMYEPLRQKASRESALR